The sequence TCGATTTGTCTTCCAACGCGCCCATCGTCATGAAGAATGCGGATATGTAGAGTGGTGAGCAAATGAATTGAtccaacacaatttttttcataacaatGCCAATCGTGCGACCAGGCATTCGGTGATCGAGGAACTTGTACCAAAAATGACAGATGGCACCAACACCCATACCGGAAATACCCATGTTAGTGGTGCGTTGTTTGTCCCATTCATTCAAATCGCCACTATACATTTCGTAATGTTGTTCCAATAGATCACCGACGGTACTAAGGCCCAGCGAAATGCCCACATTGGTTACAAGTAGAAATTTGTTGCTAAAAGCGCGTTTGTGTAATTCGCGTAGGAGTTCTACTGATTTCAATGCAGCGGCCCGTATGGCCAAGACCGAAGTTGGCGCCATTTAAAAAGAGGGAAATGTTGTTTGGGTTGTTTTAATTTAGTTGCAAAATCTGTAAATAAACAATTGAAAATAACCTtcattggtattttatttttatgtagaatGTTGTGTAACTTCagagctttttaattttttgagctgAGATATATTCCCTGTtgatttactttttataaagAGTTTCCGAAATGTTTAGGGCGCAGCGCACTTGCGCCCTAAAATCTTGAGCAGGACACCTGATGGCTCTTAGAAATCACTTCGCACGGCCACTGGCGGTCAAAAGCACGAAAGAACAAAACGTCAAAATGCAGCGCGTGTAAATTGCCTGGCTACAAGGCGTGTTTCTTATCTTTTTACAGCTGTTGACAGCAGATTGATGAAGAGTATAATTTTACGTCGAAACCAGAGAACCCAGAGAGCGTTAATGTTTGTTCTCtgcattgataaaaaaaaagtttttaaatgcaaaatagAATTATGAGCCATATTCTTAACCCACCATACAACACTAGCAATTCGTCAATGCTGAATAATTTATAAtggttaaatataaattaataattggtgTTCATGTATTCAATAAAGTTGCAAAGTagaggaaagtgagagagcgCAATAACGTTTAATTTTGAGGGAAAGTTGCAAGTTTTACTGGATACA comes from Anastrepha ludens isolate Willacy chromosome 3, idAnaLude1.1, whole genome shotgun sequence and encodes:
- the LOC128856470 gene encoding mpv17-like protein 2, whose amino-acid sequence is MAPTSVLAIRAAALKSVELLRELHKRAFSNKFLLVTNVGISLGLSTVGDLLEQHYEMYSGDLNEWDKQRTTNMGISGMGVGAICHFWYKFLDHRMPGRTIGIVMKKIVLDQFICSPLYISAFFMTMGALEDKSIEETWQEMKEKAWKLYAAEWMVWPPAQFINFYWLPTRYRVFYDNVISLGYDVYTSQVKHND